From a region of the Calonectris borealis chromosome 2, bCalBor7.hap1.2, whole genome shotgun sequence genome:
- the BLOC1S5 gene encoding biogenesis of lysosome-related organelles complex 1 subunit 5 isoform X4: MTSHPGAGASRKFGGRGRAGLPAGSRCRSGAPSAMSGGGPASPSRSGAVPLPSDRKREALAAVSPIQPIIKDVGEIYSRLLDHRPVIQGEIRYFVKEFEEKRGLRELRVLENLKNTIFETNEHVLPKCEQAMHDNLNEAFKRYRSPVFRNLSHCSDFSKRESGLAVSSAICLSIHGRNLSGPVDSNISSLFKCSLNWSSSTKVQAANDMIHRLQEREHEERKHELVR, translated from the exons ATGACCTCACACCCAGGCGCCGGGGCGAGCCGGAAGTTcggcgggaggggaagggccgGGCTGCCCGCGGGCAGCCGCTGCCGGAGCGGGGCGCCGAGCGCCATGAGCGGGGGTGGCCCCGCGTCCCCCAGCCGGAGCGGGGCGGTCCCGCTGCCCAGCGACAGGAAGCGGGAGGCGCTGGCGGCCGTGTCCCCGATTCAGCCCATCATAAAGG ATGTTGGGGAAATCTATTCAAGACTACTGGATCACAGACCAGTAATTCAGGGAGAAATACGTTACTTTGTTAAAGAATTTGAA GAAAAACGTGGCCTCCGAGAACTACGAGTACTTGAAAATCTAAAGAACACAATCTTTGAAACAAATGAACACGTTCTTCCTAAGTGTGAGCAGGCAATGCATGACAATCTGAATGAAGCATTCAAGAGAT ataggagtccagtcttcaggaaccttTCCCATTGCAGTGACTTTTCAAAGAGAGAGAGTGGCCTCGCAGTGTCATCAGCCATCTGCCTCAGCATTCATGGGCGCAACCTGTCAGGCCCTGTGGACTCAAATATTTCCAGTTTGTTCAAGTGCTCCCTCAACTGgtcctcctccaccaagg TGCAAGCTGCCAACGATATGATCCATAGACTGCAAGAGAGGGAACATGAAGAGAGGAAG CATGAACTAGTACGGTAA
- the BLOC1S5 gene encoding biogenesis of lysosome-related organelles complex 1 subunit 5 isoform X2: MTSHPGAGASRKFGGRGRAGLPAGSRCRSGAPSAMSGGGPASPSRSGAVPLPSDRKREALAAVSPIQPIIKDVGEIYSRLLDHRPVIQGEIRYFVKEFEEKRGLRELRVLENLKNTIFETNEHVLPKCEQAMHDNLNEAFKRYRSPVFRNLSHCSDFSKRESGLAVSSAICLSIHGRNLSGPVDSNISSLFKCSLNWSSSTKVQAANDMIHRLQEREHEERKYFCVEGYRLILEAT, translated from the exons ATGACCTCACACCCAGGCGCCGGGGCGAGCCGGAAGTTcggcgggaggggaagggccgGGCTGCCCGCGGGCAGCCGCTGCCGGAGCGGGGCGCCGAGCGCCATGAGCGGGGGTGGCCCCGCGTCCCCCAGCCGGAGCGGGGCGGTCCCGCTGCCCAGCGACAGGAAGCGGGAGGCGCTGGCGGCCGTGTCCCCGATTCAGCCCATCATAAAGG ATGTTGGGGAAATCTATTCAAGACTACTGGATCACAGACCAGTAATTCAGGGAGAAATACGTTACTTTGTTAAAGAATTTGAA GAAAAACGTGGCCTCCGAGAACTACGAGTACTTGAAAATCTAAAGAACACAATCTTTGAAACAAATGAACACGTTCTTCCTAAGTGTGAGCAGGCAATGCATGACAATCTGAATGAAGCATTCAAGAGAT ataggagtccagtcttcaggaaccttTCCCATTGCAGTGACTTTTCAAAGAGAGAGAGTGGCCTCGCAGTGTCATCAGCCATCTGCCTCAGCATTCATGGGCGCAACCTGTCAGGCCCTGTGGACTCAAATATTTCCAGTTTGTTCAAGTGCTCCCTCAACTGgtcctcctccaccaagg TGCAAGCTGCCAACGATATGATCCATAGACTGCAAGAGAGGGAACATGAAGAGAGGAAG tatttttgtgtAGAAGGGTACAGGCTTATACTGGAAGCTACGTAA
- the BLOC1S5 gene encoding biogenesis of lysosome-related organelles complex 1 subunit 5 isoform X3, which translates to MTSHPGAGASRKFGGRGRAGLPAGSRCRSGAPSAMSGGGPASPSRSGAVPLPSDRKREALAAVSPIQPIIKDVGEIYSRLLDHRPVIQGEIRYFVKEFEEKRGLRELRVLENLKNTIFETNEHVLPKCEQAMHDNLNEAFKRYRSPVFRNLSHCSDFSKRESGLAVSSAICLSIHGRNLSGPVDSNISSLFKCSLNWSSSTKVQAANDMIHRLQEREHEERKLLVSAK; encoded by the exons ATGACCTCACACCCAGGCGCCGGGGCGAGCCGGAAGTTcggcgggaggggaagggccgGGCTGCCCGCGGGCAGCCGCTGCCGGAGCGGGGCGCCGAGCGCCATGAGCGGGGGTGGCCCCGCGTCCCCCAGCCGGAGCGGGGCGGTCCCGCTGCCCAGCGACAGGAAGCGGGAGGCGCTGGCGGCCGTGTCCCCGATTCAGCCCATCATAAAGG ATGTTGGGGAAATCTATTCAAGACTACTGGATCACAGACCAGTAATTCAGGGAGAAATACGTTACTTTGTTAAAGAATTTGAA GAAAAACGTGGCCTCCGAGAACTACGAGTACTTGAAAATCTAAAGAACACAATCTTTGAAACAAATGAACACGTTCTTCCTAAGTGTGAGCAGGCAATGCATGACAATCTGAATGAAGCATTCAAGAGAT ataggagtccagtcttcaggaaccttTCCCATTGCAGTGACTTTTCAAAGAGAGAGAGTGGCCTCGCAGTGTCATCAGCCATCTGCCTCAGCATTCATGGGCGCAACCTGTCAGGCCCTGTGGACTCAAATATTTCCAGTTTGTTCAAGTGCTCCCTCAACTGgtcctcctccaccaagg TGCAAGCTGCCAACGATATGATCCATAGACTGCAAGAGAGGGAACATGAAGAGAGGAAG CTACTGGTATCAGCCAAGTAA
- the BLOC1S5 gene encoding biogenesis of lysosome-related organelles complex 1 subunit 5 isoform X6, whose amino-acid sequence MTSHPGAGASRKFGGRGRAGLPAGSRCRSGAPSAMSGGGPASPSRSGAVPLPSDRKREALAAVSPIQPIIKDVGEIYSRLLDHRPVIQGEIRYFVKEFEEKRGLRELRVLENLKNTIFETNEHVLPKCEQAMHDNLNEAFKRYRSPVFRNLSHCSDFSKRESGLAVSSAICLSIHGRNLSGPVDSNISSLFKCSLNWSSSTKGHPCSTTGVYMEEQQG is encoded by the exons ATGACCTCACACCCAGGCGCCGGGGCGAGCCGGAAGTTcggcgggaggggaagggccgGGCTGCCCGCGGGCAGCCGCTGCCGGAGCGGGGCGCCGAGCGCCATGAGCGGGGGTGGCCCCGCGTCCCCCAGCCGGAGCGGGGCGGTCCCGCTGCCCAGCGACAGGAAGCGGGAGGCGCTGGCGGCCGTGTCCCCGATTCAGCCCATCATAAAGG ATGTTGGGGAAATCTATTCAAGACTACTGGATCACAGACCAGTAATTCAGGGAGAAATACGTTACTTTGTTAAAGAATTTGAA GAAAAACGTGGCCTCCGAGAACTACGAGTACTTGAAAATCTAAAGAACACAATCTTTGAAACAAATGAACACGTTCTTCCTAAGTGTGAGCAGGCAATGCATGACAATCTGAATGAAGCATTCAAGAGAT ataggagtccagtcttcaggaaccttTCCCATTGCAGTGACTTTTCAAAGAGAGAGAGTGGCCTCGCAGTGTCATCAGCCATCTGCCTCAGCATTCATGGGCGCAACCTGTCAGGCCCTGTGGACTCAAATATTTCCAGTTTGTTCAAGTGCTCCCTCAACTGgtcctcctccaccaagg GTCACCCCTGCAGTACCACTGGTGTCTacatggaagagcagcaggggTAA
- the EEF1E1 gene encoding eukaryotic translation elongation factor 1 epsilon-1: MAAAARPGPGAEELALLEKLLGLPKGNKYGVQGERKVPVLQTNNGPGLTGLMTIAAHLVKQAKKDQLLGSTAEEKAVVQQWLEYRVTRVDGGSSKEDTRIILKDLNIHLEDKVYLAGNIFTLADILMYYGLHHVMVDLTVQEKEKYLNVSRWFNHIQHYPGVRQHLSNVIFIKNRLFTNTH, encoded by the exons ATGGCAGCTGccgcgcggccggggccgggcgcggaggAGCTGGCTTTGCTGGAGAAGTTGCTGGGCCTGCCGAAAGGGAACAAGTACGGCGTCCAGGGGGAGCGGAAG GTTCCTGTTCTTCAAACAAACAATGGTCCTGGTCTGACAGGATTAATGACCATAGCTGCCCACCTAGTTAAACAGGCTAAGAAAGACCAGCTGCTTGGAAGTactgcagaagagaaagctgtCGTTCAGCAGTGGTTGGAATATAGAGTGACTCGTGTAGATGGAGGCTCTAGTAAAGAAGATACTAGAATAATACTGAAG gaTCTTAACATACATCTTGAAGATAAAGTCTACCTTGCAGGAAACATTTTTACCTTAGCAGACATTTTGATGTACTATGGATTGCATCATGTCATG GTGGACCTCACAgtgcaagaaaaggagaaataccTTAACGTGTCTCGTTGGTTCAACCACATTCAACATTATCCAGGTGTCCGACAACATCTGTCTAATGTCATCTTTATCAAGAATAGATTATTCACTAATACTCATTGA